From the Desulfonatronum thiodismutans genome, the window AATACACTCCGCACCACCTGGAAACCGGGCGCTGCGACGTCTACCCCACCCACCTGACCAAGAATGAATGGCGGCTGAAAAAACTGGACTTCGCCATCCTGTTCATGAACCGGATCATGGTCATCATTGATCAGGACCGGCTGCCCGAGTTCACGTCCATGGACGATCTGGCCGGAAAAACAGCCGGGGTCGCCCTGAACACCAGTCTGCACACCTGGGTCCTGGAGCAAAATCAGGAGGCGTTCCGGGACAATCCCATCCAGGTGCTTTTGATCGACTCCGGCGCGGAACTGGATTCCGTGCAGTCCGGATTCGTGGACTTCACGCTGCTGGACGCGGAGGTTTCCCTGTGGGAGTCCGTGAACCGCTTTCAAGACTTGAACGTGGCTTTTCCAGTCGGCCCGGTGGATGAAATCGGCTGGGCCTTCAACCGCCGGGATCAGGATCTGCGGGATGCGGTGCAGGCCTTTTTCAACGAGCAGATCCGAACCGAGACCTCGACCCTGAACAGCATCTGGAAAGACGAGTACGGACTGACCCTGAGCCAGTTCCGGATTCTGATTCAAGCGACCCAGTAACCCTCTAGGATTCTTCTGATGCCTGGCTCCAACTCACCTTTTTCGGCTTCTTCCATCAAAACCCGCCTGCTGCTCATGACCGCCGGAATCGTGCTCCTGGTGGTCCTGGTGCTTTCCCTGGTCACCGCCTACCGGGCCGTGGGGCTCCTGGAAGGGGAATCCCGTCGGGAACTGCGTCACTCCCTGGCCCTGACCTCGGACATCTTCAAGGAATTCATCAACGTCCGTCAGGCCAATCTGTACATCTGGCGGGGCAACCCGCTGGTGGAGTTCGTGGGTGCCGATCCGCGGCTCGGCTCGGTATTCGTACCCAGCCTGCGCGACTTTTTCGCCCAGATCAGAACCCAGGAGCCCTGGATCGAAAACATCCTGATCACCAAAAACCACGAGGCTCTGTACGAGGACACGCCCTACCTGCGCTGGCTGGATCAGCCGGAGCGCGACCGCCTGATGGACCTTCTGAACGAGACCGACGTGGAGACGCCCCTGCTCCTGGCCCTGCCCCGCACCCCGAACATGCTCGC encodes:
- a CDS encoding substrate-binding periplasmic protein; the encoded protein is MSTQLVFATPKPTWKYLGFALLFLLLCPLLCVSPAQARGLEEIRESGELRACIVPVTPAYATFADPACLENCLVSGPVPRVVEAVAAALGPDVRPVFHRLEWDEQFHNAEGRTVLKDEYTPHHLETGRCDVYPTHLTKNEWRLKKLDFAILFMNRIMVIIDQDRLPEFTSMDDLAGKTAGVALNTSLHTWVLEQNQEAFRDNPIQVLLIDSGAELDSVQSGFVDFTLLDAEVSLWESVNRFQDLNVAFPVGPVDEIGWAFNRRDQDLRDAVQAFFNEQIRTETSTLNSIWKDEYGLTLSQFRILIQATQ